The Streptococcus downei MFe28 DNA window CTGATGCTCTTAGCTTTTTTGCAGCTCTATCCTAGTGGTCATCCTGCTTTTTTGCTACTATTGCTCTTGCTATCACAGGGATTTTATTGGGGGAGTTTTCTTTATCTTGCTCGTCATCTCAAAACCTGGTTTGTCCCTGGCTTTTCTGCCTTCACCTTCCCCAGTGTCAGCACGGCAACAGCCCTCAAATTGAGTTTAATGAGATTGCAGTTGACAGAAGGCTGGCTAGTAAGCCTGAGTAATTTTGAGATTGGACTAGCCTCACTCATCGTGGCCTATGTCGCCTTGGCCTACCTCTATTATCTTTCTAAATCTAAGGCCTAGATTGGATCTTATATGACGATTTTGCCCCTAGTTTTATTGACCATCTTTTTCCTCGTCCTCCTCGGACTGACCTATTACAGAGAGCCCAGAACCCTATTATTAGGAATTTATTTCGTTTTGGCCCTCCTTTTTCTAGGAGCCACCCTCTTCTATTTGGCTAATCAATTCGACCTGAGAATTCTCAAATTCTTGCTATCCTTAGCCATTTTTCTAGTCATCCTTCCTCTCTTGGCTGGACCAAGCATCCTCATCATCACCCTCTTGGTCAAGGGGATTCAACTGATTAAACGCGAGGGACATGCTCTTAAGAATCTCCTCTCTCTGGGAATTGGTCTGGGTCTGCTAGCCTTCCCCTACCTTTTCCAGATGATTGCCAGCCATTATAAGGAAAATAGTCTGGTCACCGGCCTCTTATCCCTGGTGACGACCATGGTCATCTATCTCATCCTCCTCATCAGTGCCTATACCATCTCTAGCTTTTTAAACCTGATTCACTGGTTCAAGAGGCCCATAGATTATGTGTTAGTGCTAGGAAGTGGCCTCATGGGGGATAAGGTCACCCCCTTGTTAGCCAGTCGCATCAAAAAGGGGATTGAGATTTATCAAAAACACCCTGATTGTCGTCTAATATTGTCTGGTGGTCAAGGCAAGGATGAATTGATTGCCGAAGGTCAGGCCATGGCCAAGTATGCTCTCTCTCAAGGTGTCCCAGAAAAAGACATTATCATTGAAGATAGATCCAAAAATACCAGAGAAAACCTGCAATTTTCCAGCCACTTAATGGCAAATAAGGCCAATCTGGCCATTGTGACCAACTATTATCATCTATTTCGAGCTCTACTGATAGCTCGTGACTTAGGAATTCCTTGTATCGGTTATGGAGCAAAGACCAAATTCTATTTTTCTCTCAATGCCTACATTCGGGAATTCATCGGTTATCTTTATTTCAAGTGTCGCCTGCATGGCGGGGTGCTTCTCTTTATTGTCGCCCTTCATCTTGTCCTTATCGGCTGGAGTTTGCTGAGGTAGAAAAAGGAAACTGAAGTTGAAAAGGCCAGCCCAATAAGCAATTGGACTGGCCTTTTAGTTATTACGATACA harbors:
- a CDS encoding YdcF family protein, with the translated sequence MTILPLVLLTIFFLVLLGLTYYREPRTLLLGIYFVLALLFLGATLFYLANQFDLRILKFLLSLAIFLVILPLLAGPSILIITLLVKGIQLIKREGHALKNLLSLGIGLGLLAFPYLFQMIASHYKENSLVTGLLSLVTTMVIYLILLISAYTISSFLNLIHWFKRPIDYVLVLGSGLMGDKVTPLLASRIKKGIEIYQKHPDCRLILSGGQGKDELIAEGQAMAKYALSQGVPEKDIIIEDRSKNTRENLQFSSHLMANKANLAIVTNYYHLFRALLIARDLGIPCIGYGAKTKFYFSLNAYIREFIGYLYFKCRLHGGVLLFIVALHLVLIGWSLLR